The sequence CCCGGCCCGGGCTGACGGTACGGGCCGTCGAGGCGGGCGCCCGGCTGGAGCTGGTCAACCGCACCGGCCGGGACGTCGAGGTGATCGGCTACTCGGGTGAGCCGTACCTGCGGGTGGGGCCGGCAGGCGCGTACGAGAACAGCCGCTCCCCGGCGACGTACCTGAACCGGACGCTGGCCGGCGACACCACGCTGCCGCCCGAGGCGGACCCGGCCGCGCCGCCGCAGTGGCGGCGGATCGCCGACGAGCCCCGGGTGCGCTGGCACGACCAGCGGACCCAGTGGCGGGAGTCCGGGCCGCCGGCCCAGGCCGTCGCCGACCCGACCCGGACGCACCGGGTACGCGACTGGGCCGTGCCGGTCCGCGACGGCGCGGAGCAGGTGGAGATCCGGGGCACCCTGGACTGGGTGCCGCCGCCGGACCCGTACCCCTGGTGGGTGGCCGCCACGCTCGGCTTCCTGGCCGTCGCGGGGGCAGGGCTGGTGCCGGCCGGCTCGGTCGCCGGGGACCGCGCGCTGCGCGCGGTCGGGGCGCTGCTGGCGCTCGGTGGCGCGGCGGCGGTGGTCCTGGTGGTCGGGCGGGAGCTGGACGCCGGCGCGGAGGGCGTCGGCGGGGTGCTGAGCGGGCTGCTCAGCGGACAGATCTGGCCACTGCTCACCGGGCTCGGGGCGCTCGCCGCGGGCGGCTACGCGCTGGCCCGCCGGCCGGCCGCGGCCGACTTCGCGCTGGCGCTCTCCGGCGCCTGCCTGGCGCTCTTCGCCGGCGTCACCAACCTCGGCGTCCTGTCCCGCGCGGTCGCCCCCGTCCCCTGGCCGGGCCAGTACGCCCGGCTGCTGCTCCTGGCGGTCCTGATCGGCGGGGCCGGCGCGGTCGGCGCGGGGATCCTCCGCCTGCACGCCGCCTCCCGCACCGCCCCGGCGGCGACGACCCACACCGAAGTCCCCGCCTGAACCGCCCGCGTCCTACCGGTCCCTGCCCTCGCCCGGCCTGGTTCGGTCCGCCGGTCCGAATCGGGACGCGGGCGTCAGGGGCGGGGCAGGGAGTGCGGGGTGAAGCCGTAGGGCAGTTCGAGGCGGTGCCGGGCCAGGAGGTCGGCGTCGCCGAGGATCTGCCGGGTGGGGGCGTCGGCGACGATGCGGCCGGCATCCAGGATGACCGCGCGCTCGCAGAGCTCCGCCGCGTACGGCAGGTCGTGGGTCACCATCAGCAGGGTCACCGGCAGGCCGCGCAGGATCTCCGCCAGCTCCCGCCGGGCGGCCGGGTCGAGGTTGGACGAGGGCTCGTCGAGCACCAGGATCTCCGGGCGCATGGCGAGCACGGTGGCCACCGCCACCCGACGCCGCTGGCCGAACGAGAGGTGGTGCGGGGCCCGGTCGCGGTGCTCGCTCATCTTCACCGCGGCCAGCGCCTCGTCCACCCGCTCGGCCAGCTCGGCACCGCGCAGCCCCAGGTTGGCCGGGCCGAACGCCACGTCCTCGGCGACGGTGGGCAGGAAGAGCTGGTCGTCCGGATCCTGGAAGACGATGCCCACCCGACGCCGGACCTCGGCCAGCTCGGCCCGGTCCCGGCTGACCGTCAGGCCGCCGACGCTGACCGTCCCCTGGGTCGGAGTGAGGATGCCGTTGAGGTGCAGCACCAGGGTGGTCTTGCCGGCGCCGTTCGGGCCGAGCAGCGCCACCCGCTCGCCGCGCGGCACCGTCAGGTCCACCCCGGCCAGGGCGAGGTGACCGTCCGGGTACGCGTACCGGACGCCACGGACGTCCAGGGAGACAGCGGTCTGCACGTACCTGATCATGTCAGGACCACGGCGGTGGCGGCGATGAAGACGGCCGCCAGCGGCACGGTCGCCGCGACCAGCCACTGCCCGGCGGTGGCCGCGCCCGCGCCCTGCCAGACCGGCGGCATCCGCCCGGAGTAGCCGCGCGACAGCATCGCCAGGTAGACCCGCTCCCCGCGCTCGAAGGCGCGCAGGAACAGCGCCCCCACGCCGGCGGCGAAGCCGCGCAGCTGCCACAGGAAGCGCGGGTCGTCACCCCGGGACACCCGGGCCACCCGCATCCGGCGGGCCTCGCCGACCAGCACGTCCAGGTAGCGCAACATGAACGTGGCGATCTGGGTGAGGACCTGCGGGCAGCGCAGCCGGTCCAGGCCGAGGATCAGGTCACGGGTCGTGGTGGTCCCGGCCAGCAGGAGCGACGCGAGTACGCCCAGGGTGCCCTTGGCGAGGATGTTCCAGCCGCCGTAGAGGCCGTCGACGGAGAGGTTGAGCCCGACGAGCTGCACCCGCTCCCCCGCGCCCAGGAACGGCAGCGCGAACGCGAACAGCACGAACGGCAACTCGATCGTGGCGCGCAGCAGCAGCCAGCGCAGCCCGACCCGGGCCAGCACGGCGACCCCGGTGACCAGCAGGGCGTACCCGCCGAAGGCCCAGAACGCCTCGCGCGGGGTGGCCACCACGGCCAGCGTGAAGAGCACCATCGCCGCGATCTTGACCTCGGGCGCCAGCCGGTGCACCGGTGAGGCCGCGTCCCGGTAGAGCACGTGCGCGTGTCCCGCGCCCATTCGCGTACCCCTGCTCAGCCGGCGGTGCCGGCCGGCTGCCGGTCCTCGCGCGGGCCGTCGCCGGCGTCGTCGGCGCGGGCCGGGCCACGCCGGCGCAGCAGCCAGAAGACGCCACCGCCGACGGCGAAGGTGAGCAGCACGCCGAGCACCCCGGACAGGCCGGTGGAGAGGAAGCCGTTGTCCACCCCCCGGATGCCGTAGTCGGCCAGCGGGCTGTCGGCCAGCTCGTGGTCCTTCGCCCGCTGGGCCGGGCAGGAGCCACCGGTGATCTCGCCGTCGGCGTCGACCGTGCAGCCCTTGAGCAGGGACGAGTCCAGCCCGTCCGGGTGCGCCGAGGCGTAGTTGCTCACCACGCCGGCGAGCAGCACCGCCACCAACAGGCCGACGGCCACGAAACCCCAGGAACGCTTCCTCACCGGACACCTCCGACGGCCGGGACGGACGCCGGCGCCGCCGGCTTCAGGGCGCGCAGCGCGTAGACCAGATCGGGCCGGACCTTGGCGACGGTGACCACGGTGGTCGCGGTGATCAGGCCCTCGCCGATGCCGATCAGCAGGTGGACCCCGGCCATCGTGCCGGCCAGGCCGGTGATGTTGCCGCCCAGGTCGGTGGTGCCGCCCAGCCAGTACTCGAAGACGAAGCCCTGGGCCGCCACCACCACGCTGACCAGCGCGGAGACGAACGCGGTCACCCCGAGCCCGGCCGGCGTGCGGGGCAGCACCCGCAGCAGCCCGGCGATCAGCAGGTACGCCGCGGCGGTGCCGAGGATCGCCATGTTGGTGATGTTCAGGCCGACCATCGCGACGCCGCCGTCGCCGAAGACCAGCGCCTGCACGACCAGCACCACCGCCACGCAGAGCGCGCCCACCCAGGGGCCGACCAGCAGCGCGGCCAGGGCGCCACCGAGCAGGTGGCCGCTCACCCCGGCGGTGAAGATCGGGAAGTTGAGCATCTGCACGGCGAAGATGAAGGCGGCGACCAGGCCGGCCATCGGGGCCAGCCGGTCGTCCAGGTCGCGCCGGCCGCGCAGCACGCAGAAGGTCAGCGCGGCGAGCGCGACGGCCGCGAAGATCCCCGCCACGGGACCGTTGATGATCCCGTTCGAGATGTGCATCGCCAGGGTGTCCACACCGCGCAGCCTATTTGGCAGACCATGTTGTTGCCAAGACTTGGCAACAAGCCATGGTCCTGATCACCACGCGGTCGGCGCGCGTCGCCCGACGCCGTCCCGGACGGCGGTAAGGTCGCTGCCATGACCGCGCCCGACCGCCTCAACCCCGGCGACCCCGCCCCCGACTTCACCCTGCCGACCGACACCGGCGAGACGCTCTCCCTGGCCGACCTGCGCGGCCGCCGGGTCATCCTGTACGCCTACCCGGCCGCGATGACCCCCGGCTGCACCAAGCAGGCCTGCGACTTCCGCGACTCGCTCGCCTCGCTCCAGGCCGCCGGGTACGAGGTCGTCGGCATCTCCCCGGACAAGCCGGAGAAGCTGGCGAAGTTCCGCGAGCGCGACGCCATCACCTTCCCGCTGGTCGCCGACGCCGACAAGGCGGTGCTCACCGCGTACGGCGCGTACGGCGAGAAGCAGATGTACGGCCGGACGGTGACCGGGGTGATCCGCTCCACGTTCGTCATCGACCCGGACGGGAAGATCGAGCGGGCGCTCTACAACGTGAAGGCCACCGGGCACGTGGCGAAGCTGCGGCGGGACCTCGGCCTCGACTGAGGTGTCACACCCGGCCGCTACGGTCCGTGCGTGGTCCGATACAAGTACACGCCCGAGGCGCTCGCCGAGGCGGCCGCCGCCGCGCACTCCATCGCCGGGGTGATGCGGCTGCTCGGCGTCCGCATCAGCGGTGGGTCGCGCGCGCACATCAGCCGGCAGTTGAAGCGGTTCGGCATCGACACGTCGCACTTCACGGGCAGCGCACACAACAAGGGGCGTCAGGCGCCCCGCCGGAACCCTTTAGGAGTTCTGGTCAAGCTCCCAGCCGACACTCCGAGAACGCCAGGATTCCGCCTCAAGAGAGCCCTCGCATTCATTGGCCTTCCGGAGCAGTGTGAGATTTGCGGCGTCGGCCCGGTCTGGCAGGGCCTGCCACTCGTCCTGCATGTCGACCACATCAACGGCGACTTCCTCGACAACCGTGCACCGAACCTGCGGCTCCTCTGCCCAAACTGCCACAGCCAGACGGCCACCTACGCCGGGCGGAAGAGGCAGGCAGCACCGACGTCGACTCACCACCTGCCCGGCCAGAGCGACGAGCCGTCCGATGGCTCGGCAGCGGACGGGAATCAGCTGAACACCTCCGCCGCGTCGATCAGGGAGGAGGAAATCGAGCCGTTGATCCAGGCAGTGAGCTCAGGTGGACTGACGACTGCGGAGGCGGCTCAACGCCTTGGTTGCACCCGAGACCACGTGGGCAGGCTGCGTCGGCGGCTGGCGACGACGGGACGCATCACGCCGGAGCCGCGTGCTCGTGATCGACCGGTGCGCCGACAGCATCGGGAAGACGTCATCCGATTCGCCGCCGCCAACCCGGACTGGGGTTCCCGCAGGATCGCGCGAGGACTGGCGGAGTCATCAGGCGGCGTTCGGGTGATCAGCCATCGCACCGTCCTGCTGATCCTGAAGGAGGCAGGGCTGGTCGCTGTCGGGGCGCGAGGTTCTACAATCAGCGCGTCGGCGGGAGTGGCGGAACGGCAGACGCGGTAGGTTTAGGTCCTATTGTCCGAAAGGACGTGGGGGTTCAAATCCCCTCTCCCGCACCAGGCATCACTGTCAGGCGCATCACGATCTTGGGCTCGCCCAGCACCGCTCCACGAAGATGGCTGGCGTGAGTCTGCGCTTCGTCCTCGACCCCGATCTCACCCCTGACCTCCGCGAGCGGATCGTCGACCTCTGGGTCGACGTCACCAACGCCGGCGGCGCGGTCGGCTTCGTCGCCCCGGTCAGCCCCGCCGAGGTCCGTCCGGTCGCCGAGCGGACCCTCGCCGACATCACCGACGGGCCGGACCGGCTGCTCGTCGGGTACGAGGGCGACCGCCTCGCCGCCGTGCTGATCTTCGCGGACAACCGGTTCCACCTGAAGCCGCACTGGGGCATCCTCAAGCGGGTGATGGTCCACCCGGACACCCAGGGCCGAGGCTATGGCCTCGACCTGATGCGGGAGGCGGCGCGCCGCGCCCCGGAGCTGGGCTGGCGGGCGCTGCACGTGACGGTGCGGGGCGGGCTCGGCCTGGAGCACTTCTACGCCCGGCTCGGCTACCGGGAGATCGGGCGGCTGCCGGGCGCGCTGCGGGTGGCACCCGGCGACGACCGCGACGAGATCCTCATGTGGCGGGACCTGGACGAGCCGACGGGCTGACGGTCAGCCGCCGCAACCGGCCGCACCGGTGGAATCCACCGGCGCCACCGCCGCGTCGAGCACGGCCGGCGGGGAGGCTGCCGCCGGGAGGACGGGCGACGCGGACACCGAGGGGGATGCCGACCGGCTGGGGCGCGCCGACGGCGACCGCGCCGGCGTGGTGGCCCTGGCGGGAGCGGCGCCCCCGTACATCCTGACCGTGCTGCGCTGCACCCGGCCCGGCGCCATCCGGATGCCGGTGGCGGTGACGCGATGGCCGTACACGTCGGTGACCCGGATGGCGTACGGCCCGGGACCGGCGCCGGATTCGATCAGCCAGTAGTTGTAGTCCTGCCGGGCGGCGCCGCGCCAGGCGCCGGAGCTGCCCTGCCGCACCTCGACCGAGCGCAGCGGGTTGCCGTGCTGGCCGACGAGCACGGCGAACCACCACTGCGAGGCGCGCCCTCCTTGATCCGGAAGGTCAGCGGGCCGGGCAGCGGCGGGTCGACCACCACGCGGTAGCTGATCCCGACGACGCCTGCACCGGGTCGGCGATCTCGGCGAACGCCTCCCGGGACAGGTCGAGGTGCCCGGGTTCGCACTCCGGGCACTGGTCCATGACCAGCACCCGGACGGTCCCGCGCGGGCCGGTGACGTCGAGGAAGCCGCCGCAGGCGGCACCGGCCGCGTACTCGGCCGGGCCGAGGGCGACGTAGCGTCGGTTGGCCGGCGCGGACGGGTAGGAGCAGTTGCCGCCCGCGCCCTTCGAGTCGTAGAAGGGTGGCCTTTCCCTTGTGGACGGCGCCGGCGACGGGTGGCACGGCGAGGGCCCGGGGCGCGGCGCAGGCGGGCGCGGCGCCGGAGCGCAGGGCGAGGCTGAGCCCCAGCACGGTGGCGAGCGCCGCGACGCCGCCGGCGGCCAGCCAGCGGGTACGGGCGGAGCGGGGGGCCCGGCGGCGGCCCGCCGTGGGACGGGGGGCGGGGTCGCCGGGAGCGCTGCCGTCGGTCACGCCGGTCGATGTTGCCGGACCGGCACGCCGGGCGCCAAGCGGGCTAAGCGAAAGCTAAGACCCGACGGTGGGAGTCACCAGGCCACGCCGATGCCGTCGCCGGGGTACCAGTGGTCGCGCGGGGTCTCCCGGTAGGCGAGGAAACGCCGGCCGGTGCGTTCGGCGTGCGCGGCGAGCACGTCGGTGTGGGTGACGTTGTCGGTGAGCAGCATCGCGCCGGGGGCGAGCTTCGGCTCGACCGCCTCGAACTCGCGCTTCTCGTGGGCCCGGCTGTGGTCGCTGTCGTGCAGGAACAGGTTGACGGGCCGGTCCAGCGCGGCGATGGAGGCGATGGAGTCGCCGATGACCAGGTCGACCACGTCGGACCAGGGTGCGGTGCGGGCGAGGTAGCCGGCCTCGGGGTTGATGTCCAGCGAGGTGAGCCGCCCGGGGTGCCCGTCGGCGGCGTTGCGCAGCAGGGCGGCGGCGAGCACGCAGCTGCCCAGCCCCTTGTCGACACCGGTCTCGACGACGTGGGTGGGCCGGGTGGCGCGGACGATGGCGTACCAGCCGACGCGCCGGGCGTACCGGACCTGCTTGTCGGCCAGGCCGCGGCGGGCGGCGCCGGCGGTGGCCCGCTCGATGTGGCCGCGCAGCGTGTCGTCGGACTCGATCTCCTCGACGTACGCGCGGACCTGCTTGACGGGGGTGTCGCAGACGACGCTGACGAACCAGGTCAGGTGCTGGCGGCTCAGCTTGGTCAGCTCGTAGGTGTAGTTGTGGTGTTCGCGGGAGGTGAACAGCCAGCGAGCGGAGGTGCGGATGACCCTGGCGTCGTGCCGGGCGACGCGGCCGAGCCGCTTCGGGAAGGCGGCGACCGGCGCGAGGCGGGTACGGGCGATGGCCCGGCGAAGCGTCGTTGCGTCCACGCAGTGGGTTGTACCAGGTGAAGGTGAAGAGTGGCGAAGAAAGTTTTGGATTCACCGACCGGGTGGCCGGGGCTGACCGTCCGGACGAGGGTCCCCGGCGGCAATCCTGAATCAGTAGCATCGCGGCCATGTCAGATCGCCAGCAGCTCGCCGACTCCGAACCACGCCTCCCCGCGTCCGAAGAGGATGTCGACGGTACGGGCCAGCCGTCCGCTCCGGCTCCGCGTCGCCGTCGCGGCCGGCGTATCGCCCTGATCGTGCTGCTGGTGCTGGCGCTGCTGGGTGCCGGTGGCGTCGGTGCGGGCGCGTTCTATCTGCGCTCCGTCGAGAAGGACATCGACCGGGTGGACGCCTTCACCGAGGTGCCGCAGGAGAACCGTCCACCGGTGGTGGCCAAGGACGCGATGAACATCATGATCCTGGGCAGCGACTCGCGTGATCCGGAGAAGACCACCGGTTCGCGGACCGACACCATCATCCTGGCCCACCTGCCGAAGGACCGGAAGACCGCTCAGCTCATCTCGATTCCGCGGGACACCTGGGTGCGGGTGCCGCGCTCCAAGGACGGTCAGCACGGCGGCCGGGAAGCCAAGATCAACGCCGCCTACGCCTGGGGCGGGATTCCGCTGATGGTGCAGACCGTCGAGGAGTTCACCAAGGTCCGCGTCGACCACGTGGCGGTGATCGACTTCGCCGGGTTCAAGGACATCATCGACGCCCTGGGGGGCGTGGACATCTACTCGGACAAGACGTTCACCTCGATCCACCCCCCGTTCCGCACCTTCCAGCAAGGCATGCAGAAGATGGACGGCGAGACGGCACTGGACTACTCGCGGCAGCGCAAGCAGTTCGCGGACGGGGACTTCGCCCGGATCCGCCACCAGCAGCAGGTGATCAAGGCAATCCTGGACAAGGCGGCCTCCGGCGGCATCCTCACGAGCCCCGGCAAGCTGAACGACTTCGTCAAGGCTTCCTCGGCAGCCGTCTCGGTCGACGAGGGAATGTCGTTGTTGGACATGGCGACCGACCTGCGCGGGCTGCGCGGCGGCAACCTCGCCTTCTTCACCAGCCCGACCAGGGGCACGGGCCAGGTGGGCACCGAGAGCGTGGTCTTCGCCGACACCGACAAGGTGCGGTCCTTCTACAATGCCGTCCGCCGGGACGCGGTGCCGGAGATCGTGGCCGCCGGAAAGTAGGACCTCGGACTGCCTGGTCGGCCCTGGTGGCGCAACAAACCGCTTCATATCCTGCGTGCGCCCTGGTAGCGCCGTATGCGCGGTCCGGGCAGTCACGGGGGAAGGACGACCATGCCAAGGCAACCGCCAACGGTTCAGCACAGTACGGCCGCGACGCACGACGAGGACGTGCCGCATCGCGTCGCGGCGGAAGGTGACGGGCACAGCCGCGTTGGCATGCCCACGATCCCATCCGCCGCGGCCCCGGGAAGCCACGGCGACGGCACCCGCCGGCTGGGGCTGGATGCGACCACGGTGCTGCCGTACGCCGGCTCCCGCGCCTCCCGGCGCACCCGGGGCCTGCGCGCCTGGATGATGACGGCCCCCGTGGACATCGCCGCGCTGCTCGCGCCGCTGCTGGTCACCCACCAGTACTGGCGCGGCACACTGGTCATGGCCGGCCTCACCGTTGCCTTCTTCGCCGCAGGCGGGCTCTACCACGCGCGGCGGCACGTGAGCATCCTCGACGAACTGCCGAGCCTCTGCGGCCGGCTGCTGGCCTCCGCCGCGGTCGTCGCCATGATCGCGGCCGTGCGCCACGAGTCGGCGGAATACGTACTCGGCTTCACCCGCGGGGTCGGCATGTCCGCCGGGCTGGTCGTCGTCGGGCGGGCGATCACCCGGGAGATCGCCGCCGTCGCCCGCAAGCGCCGGTGGGTGGAGCACAACGCGATCATCATCGGAAGCGGGCAGACCTCGGTGGAACTCGCCCGCCTGCTGCGCCGCTACCCCCAGTACGGCCTGCGTTTCGTCGGCTGCGTGGACAGCCCGTCCCGGCAGGCTCCGCCGGCGCACCCGCTGATCGGCGGCCTGCACGAACTCGAACAACTGGTCACCATGGTCGAGTGCGACGTGCTCATCGTCGCCGATCCGGACTGTCCGGAGCCGCTGCTGATGGAGGTCCTCCGCCGGCCGGCGAACGCGAACTGCGACCTGTGGGCGGTGCCCCGGCTCTGGGGCTCCCGTTCGCACGGCGACCACATCGGCGCCATTCCGATCGTCAAGGTCGGCGACACCACCCTCTCCGGGCCGCGGTGGGCGCTCAAGCGGGCCTCGGACGTGGCCTTCGCCGTGGTCGCGCTCGTGGTGCTCAGCCCGGTGCTGCTGCTCTGCGCGATCGCCGTGTTCGTCGACGGCGGGCGCGGAATCTTCTTCCGCCAGGAGCGGATCGGCCGGCACGGCGAGCCCTTCAACATGGTGAAGTTCCGGTCGATGCGACCGGTGAACGAGCACGAGTCGCAGACGAACTGGTCCATCGCACACGACCAACGGCTCCGGCCGATCGGACGGTTCCTGCGTCGTACGTCCCTCGACGAGCTGCCGCAGCTGTGGAACATCCTGCGCGGCGACATGAGCGTGGTGGGGCCCAGGCCGGAGCGCCCGTACTTCGTGGAGAAGTTCTCCGCCGAATACCCGAACTACGCGATGCGCCACCGGGTTCCGGTGGGGCTCACCGGGCTGGCGCAGGTCAGCGGCCTGCGCGGGGACACGCCGATCTCCGACCGCGCCCGGTTCGACAACTACTACATCGAGAACTGGTCCCTGTGGCTGGACGCCAAGGTGCTGCTGCGCACGGTGGCCGAGGTGTTCCGCGGCGGCGGCCGCTGAGCCGGGACCGCCGAGCACCCGACGCCGTCGGACGGGACTGGCAGCAGCCACGCCCAGCGCCGAACCGCACCCCGAACCCTTGGAGATCCCATGCCGGACGTCTCGGTCGTCATCCCGACCACGGGTAGGCCCAGCGTCGCCGAGGCAGTGCGGTCGGCTCGCGCGCAGCGCGGGGTGTCCGTGCACGTGGTGGTCGTCTGCGACCTGCCCGAGGTGCCGGCCACCGTGCGGGAGCTGGGCGGGGAGGTGGACGAGGTGGTGTGCACCGGCGGTGGCCGGCGAGGTTCGTACGCCCGCAACCTGGGAGTCGCCCACGCCGCCCCGGACAGCCACGTGGCCTTCCTGGACGACGACGACGCCTGGCTTCCCGACAAGCTCGCGGTTCAGGTGCCCGTCCTGGAACGGCTGGCCACGCAGGGCTGGTTGCCCGTGGTGTCGTCCCGGATCCTGCAACGCAGGGACGGCGGCCTACCCCTGCCCACCGCCGCGCCGGCCACCCTGATCGCCGACGGCACCCTCCCGGAGGACTACCTCTTCCGGCGGCGTCGCCTCGGCGTGGGTCGGCAGTCACTGCCCACGTCGACCCTGCTGACGACCCGGGAACTCGCCACCACCTGCCGGTGGGACGAAACGCTCCCCCGCCACCAGGACTGGGACTGGTTGATCCGGGCCGCCCGGGTCCCCGGCGCCAGGATCACGCAGGTCGAGCAGGCCACCGCGATCTACACCGTGGGCAGCCCGGGATCGATCTCGGCGCGGGCGGACTGGCGGACGTCCTGGGAGTGGGCAAGGCGCTGGGAGGGAGTCTGGGCCCCGCAGACCTTCTCGGACTTCGTCGCGGCACAGACCCTGCGCTACGCCCTTCAGGCCCGGGACTGGGAGGGCGTCCGGGAGATGGCCCGGGCGATCCGGCGAAGCGCACCTCCCTCGGCCCCCAACGCCGCGCTGGCAGCGATCGGTATCGTGCCCCGTGCCGCTCTGGAGCGCGTCGCGATGCGAGGGTCGCGGCCGGTTGGCGACTCCCCCGGTCCTCGGCCCACGGACGGAGTCCGCTGATGCGCCTGCACTTCGTACTCCCCCAGCTGGAGCCGCTCTACGGCATGGAGCGCGCCGCCGTGCTGCTGATGCGCGGGCTGCGGGCGCACGGCGTGGCGGTCTCCGCGACCGTCCTGTCCCGGGCCATCCCGCCGGGCCTCGACGACCTCGACATCGACCATCTCGGCGTGGGTACCCGGATCACCCGCCTGGTGGAGGCGGTTGCGCCGTTGCGCCGGCGGATCCGGGCCCTGCCTCCCGACGTGGAGGTCGTGTCCAGCGGGCTCTGGGGCACCGTCCCGGTCGGCGCCGCGCTGGCAGGCTCCGGCCGTAGCTTCCTGGCCTGGGAACATTCGCTGCTGCCGGAGCGGCTCCGCATCGACCGGCGGGTCCGCACGCTCGCCCGGATGACCCGGATCGGGGCGCTGCGCCCGCGGCTGGTCATCGCGGTCTCCGAGGGCGTGGCACGGACGGTACGGCAGCTCACGCCCGGCCAGCCGGTCGTCACGATCACCAACCCGGTCCCGCTCGCCGGGTTCGTTCCGCCCCGCGAGGTCGCCGAGCGGACACGTATCGGGCTGCTCACCACCGCCGCCTTCCGGCCGTACAAGAACCACGGCTGTGCGCT comes from Micromonospora purpureochromogenes and encodes:
- a CDS encoding energy-coupling factor ABC transporter ATP-binding protein, which translates into the protein MIRYVQTAVSLDVRGVRYAYPDGHLALAGVDLTVPRGERVALLGPNGAGKTTLVLHLNGILTPTQGTVSVGGLTVSRDRAELAEVRRRVGIVFQDPDDQLFLPTVAEDVAFGPANLGLRGAELAERVDEALAAVKMSEHRDRAPHHLSFGQRRRVAVATVLAMRPEILVLDEPSSNLDPAARRELAEILRGLPVTLLMVTHDLPYAAELCERAVILDAGRIVADAPTRQILGDADLLARHRLELPYGFTPHSLPRP
- the cbiQ gene encoding cobalt ECF transporter T component CbiQ, with protein sequence MGAGHAHVLYRDAASPVHRLAPEVKIAAMVLFTLAVVATPREAFWAFGGYALLVTGVAVLARVGLRWLLLRATIELPFVLFAFALPFLGAGERVQLVGLNLSVDGLYGGWNILAKGTLGVLASLLLAGTTTTRDLILGLDRLRCPQVLTQIATFMLRYLDVLVGEARRMRVARVSRGDDPRFLWQLRGFAAGVGALFLRAFERGERVYLAMLSRGYSGRMPPVWQGAGAATAGQWLVAATVPLAAVFIAATAVVLT
- a CDS encoding PDGLE domain-containing protein; amino-acid sequence: MRKRSWGFVAVGLLVAVLLAGVVSNYASAHPDGLDSSLLKGCTVDADGEITGGSCPAQRAKDHELADSPLADYGIRGVDNGFLSTGLSGVLGVLLTFAVGGGVFWLLRRRGPARADDAGDGPREDRQPAGTAG
- a CDS encoding energy-coupling factor ABC transporter permease yields the protein MDTLAMHISNGIINGPVAGIFAAVALAALTFCVLRGRRDLDDRLAPMAGLVAAFIFAVQMLNFPIFTAGVSGHLLGGALAALLVGPWVGALCVAVVLVVQALVFGDGGVAMVGLNITNMAILGTAAAYLLIAGLLRVLPRTPAGLGVTAFVSALVSVVVAAQGFVFEYWLGGTTDLGGNITGLAGTMAGVHLLIGIGEGLITATTVVTVAKVRPDLVYALRALKPAAPASVPAVGGVR
- the bcp gene encoding thioredoxin-dependent thiol peroxidase, which translates into the protein MTAPDRLNPGDPAPDFTLPTDTGETLSLADLRGRRVILYAYPAAMTPGCTKQACDFRDSLASLQAAGYEVVGISPDKPEKLAKFRERDAITFPLVADADKAVLTAYGAYGEKQMYGRTVTGVIRSTFVIDPDGKIERALYNVKATGHVAKLRRDLGLD
- a CDS encoding GNAT family N-acetyltransferase — protein: MSLRFVLDPDLTPDLRERIVDLWVDVTNAGGAVGFVAPVSPAEVRPVAERTLADITDGPDRLLVGYEGDRLAAVLIFADNRFHLKPHWGILKRVMVHPDTQGRGYGLDLMREAARRAPELGWRALHVTVRGGLGLEHFYARLGYREIGRLPGALRVAPGDDRDEILMWRDLDEPTG
- a CDS encoding expansin C-terminal domain-related protein, whose protein sequence is MLVGQHGNPLRSVEVRQGSSGAWRGAARQDYNYWLIESGAGPGPYAIRVTDVYGHRVTATGIRMAPGRVQRSTVRMYGGAAPARATTPARSPSARPSRSASPSVSASPVLPAAASPPAVLDAAVAPVDSTGAAGCGG
- a CDS encoding RlpA-like double-psi beta-barrel domain-containing protein, which gives rise to MDQCPECEPGHLDLSREAFAEIADPVQASSGSATAWWSTRRCPAR
- a CDS encoding class I SAM-dependent methyltransferase; this encodes MDATTLRRAIARTRLAPVAAFPKRLGRVARHDARVIRTSARWLFTSREHHNYTYELTKLSRQHLTWFVSVVCDTPVKQVRAYVEEIESDDTLRGHIERATAGAARRGLADKQVRYARRVGWYAIVRATRPTHVVETGVDKGLGSCVLAAALLRNAADGHPGRLTSLDINPEAGYLARTAPWSDVVDLVIGDSIASIAALDRPVNLFLHDSDHSRAHEKREFEAVEPKLAPGAMLLTDNVTHTDVLAAHAERTGRRFLAYRETPRDHWYPGDGIGVAW
- a CDS encoding LCP family protein — encoded protein: MSDRQQLADSEPRLPASEEDVDGTGQPSAPAPRRRRGRRIALIVLLVLALLGAGGVGAGAFYLRSVEKDIDRVDAFTEVPQENRPPVVAKDAMNIMILGSDSRDPEKTTGSRTDTIILAHLPKDRKTAQLISIPRDTWVRVPRSKDGQHGGREAKINAAYAWGGIPLMVQTVEEFTKVRVDHVAVIDFAGFKDIIDALGGVDIYSDKTFTSIHPPFRTFQQGMQKMDGETALDYSRQRKQFADGDFARIRHQQQVIKAILDKAASGGILTSPGKLNDFVKASSAAVSVDEGMSLLDMATDLRGLRGGNLAFFTSPTRGTGQVGTESVVFADTDKVRSFYNAVRRDAVPEIVAAGK
- a CDS encoding sugar transferase — protein: MPTIPSAAAPGSHGDGTRRLGLDATTVLPYAGSRASRRTRGLRAWMMTAPVDIAALLAPLLVTHQYWRGTLVMAGLTVAFFAAGGLYHARRHVSILDELPSLCGRLLASAAVVAMIAAVRHESAEYVLGFTRGVGMSAGLVVVGRAITREIAAVARKRRWVEHNAIIIGSGQTSVELARLLRRYPQYGLRFVGCVDSPSRQAPPAHPLIGGLHELEQLVTMVECDVLIVADPDCPEPLLMEVLRRPANANCDLWAVPRLWGSRSHGDHIGAIPIVKVGDTTLSGPRWALKRASDVAFAVVALVVLSPVLLLCAIAVFVDGGRGIFFRQERIGRHGEPFNMVKFRSMRPVNEHESQTNWSIAHDQRLRPIGRFLRRTSLDELPQLWNILRGDMSVVGPRPERPYFVEKFSAEYPNYAMRHRVPVGLTGLAQVSGLRGDTPISDRARFDNYYIENWSLWLDAKVLLRTVAEVFRGGGR
- a CDS encoding glycosyltransferase family 2 protein; this encodes MPDVSVVIPTTGRPSVAEAVRSARAQRGVSVHVVVVCDLPEVPATVRELGGEVDEVVCTGGGRRGSYARNLGVAHAAPDSHVAFLDDDDAWLPDKLAVQVPVLERLATQGWLPVVSSRILQRRDGGLPLPTAAPATLIADGTLPEDYLFRRRRLGVGRQSLPTSTLLTTRELATTCRWDETLPRHQDWDWLIRAARVPGARITQVEQATAIYTVGSPGSISARADWRTSWEWARRWEGVWAPQTFSDFVAAQTLRYALQARDWEGVREMARAIRRSAPPSAPNAALAAIGIVPRAALERVAMRGSRPVGDSPGPRPTDGVR